CACCATCGACGAGGCCGACACCGTGCAAGCCGATCCGCTGCTGGCCATGGAGTGGATCACCACCTGGGCGCTGGCCGTCAACGAGCAGAACGCCGCCGGCGGGCGGGTGGTCACCGCGCCGACCAACGGCGCGGCCGGGATCATCCCCGCCGTCCTGCACTACTACGTCTCGTTCGTTCCCGGCGCCGACGACGACGGGATCGTGGACTTCCTGCTCACCGCGGCGGCCATCGGGATCCTGTTCAAGGAGGGCGCCTCGATCTCCGGCGCCGAGGTCGGCTGTCAGGGCGAGGTCGGTTCGGCCTGCGCGATGGCCGCCGGCGGGCTGGCCGCCGTCCTCGGGGGTGCGCCCGACCAGGTCGAGAACGCCGCCGAGATCGGCATCGAGCACAACCTGGGATTGACCTGCGACCCCGTCGGGGGGCTGGTGCAGATCCCGTGCATCGAGCGGAACGCGGTCGCCGCGGTCAAAGCCATCACCGCGGCGCGGATGGCCGTCCGCGGGGACGGCGTGCATCACGTCTCGCTGGACACCGCGATCCTCACCATGCGGCAGACCGGCGCGGACATGAGCGACAAATACAAGGAGACCGCCCGCGGAGGGCTCGCTTTGAACGTCGTCGCCTGCTGAGTCACCAACCACACGCTTGGAGGCACTCCTCCAGCGCGGGCAGCGCGCGCTCGCCGAAGTGCCGGACGTTGTTGAGGCGCTTGTGCAGCTGCAGCGCGAACTGCCGGTCCTCGAAGCCGGGGTCGATCGGATACTCGTCCTGGTAGGCCGCCCAGAACTCCTCCAGAGGGTCGGACGCCCGGCGCAGGTAGGCCAGGTCCAGCTCACGGTCCGCGTAGCTGACGGACGGGTCGACCAGCCAGCGCCCGGCGACGACGTTGCCCGGCCACAGGTCGCCATGGGTCAGGCACGGTCGTCCACCGCCGGGCGTGGCGGCCAGCAACTCCTGCAGTGGCCCATCTGCGGCCACCTCGACGCGACGCCGCAGGTCTTCGGAGATGTCGGCGTGCCGCAGATGGTGAAGCACCCGACGCTCGACGTAGAACGTCGGCCAGTCGTCGGCCCAGGTGTTGTCCTGCTCGAACAGACCATGGAAATTGTTGCGGTGCCACCCGAACCGGTCGTTGGTCGTCCGGTGCATGCGAGCCACCGCCCGACCCAGTTCGCCCCACGCGGGCGGCCCGTCGACCTCCTCCAGCACCAACTGCCAGTCGGCGACGTGCAGCACCGCGGGGGTCGGGACGCCCGCGGCGGCCTGCGCGGCGAGGCCCTCGGCTTCGGTGTCGGCCGGGTACGGCGTGTGCTTGACGATCACCCGCCGACCGTCGGCCAGCCGGGCGCGGACGGTGCGGGCGATGAGACCGCCGGAGAGCACCTCGAGTTCGTCCCAGGGCAGCGGATCAACGGGGTTCACAGCTCAGACGTACCCGGACCGGCCAGAGAAAGACAATTCGACCCGGTGCCGAGATGGGTCGAGTCCTCAAGGGCCCTCAAGAGGCAGCTGATGCGGCCACCTACGGGGGGCACCCGAAATCCGGCAACACCCGGTCGGGACGGGGGATCACCCGTGTCACCCGGCGTCGCGATGGGCAGGATGGAGAGTATGAGCGAGCAACGACGTACCGGGGCCAGCCAGAGTCTGGGCGAGGGCGAGAAGAGCGGCAGTTTCGAGCGGGACACCCGCTACATCACCGACCGGATCACCGTCGACGGGCGGGACGGCTGGCCCGTGGAGGCCGGCCGTTACCGCCTCGTGGTCTCCCGGGCCTGCCCGTGGGCGAGCCGCACCGTCATCGTGCGCCGCCTGCTGGGCCTGGAGTCGGCCATCTCGATGGGCATCTGCGGCCCCACCCATGACGAACGGTCGTGGACGTTCGACCTCGACCCGGGCGGCGTCGACCCGGTGCTCGGCTACGAGCGACTGCAGCAGGCGTTCTTCGCGCGCTTCCCCGACTACCCGCGCGGCATCACCGTGCCGGCGATGGTCGACATCCCCACCGGCGGCGTCGTCACCAACGACTACAAGCAGATGGACATCGACCTCGAGACGCAGTGGACCGCGCATTTGCGGGACGGGGCGCCCGACCTGTACCCGGAGAAGTACCGGGACGAGATCGAAGAGGTCGACAAGATCGTCTACCCGGAGATCAACAACGGCGTCTACCGCTGCGGTTTCGCGACCGCCCAGGACGCCTACGAGAAGGCGTTCGACCGGCTGTTCACCGCGATGGACACCATCAGCGAACGGCTCAGCAAGCAGCGTTACCTGGTCGGCGACACCATCACCGAGGCCGACATCCGCCTGTTCACCACGCTGGTCCGGTTCGACCCCGTCTACCACAACCATTTCAAGTGCAATCTCCGCAAATTGTCGGAGATGCCGGTGCTGTGGGCCTACGCGCGAGACCTTTTCCAGACCCCCGGTTTCGGTGACACCGTGGACTTCGTCCACATCAAGCAGCACTACTACGAGGTGCACACGTCGATCAATCCGACCCAGATCGTCCCGGCCGGCCCGGACCTGACGAACTGGTGGGACGCGCACCACCGCGAGGAACTCGGCGGTCGCCCGTTCGGTGACGGCACTCCCCCGCCCCCGGTGCAGCCGGACGAGCAGGTGCCGGACGGGCACGGCGCCCCCCGGTCCTGACTGCGGTCAGATCTCGGCGACCCGGGACACCACCCGGGTCAGCGAGGGCTCCTTCGGCGTGGACCCGGCCCCAAACCGCACGGGCGGGTCCACGGGCCGGAGTTCGCCGAGGTCCTTGCCGTCCAGGTGGACGGTCGCGGCGGTGATGCGGTGCAGGTCGATCGCCGAGTACCACTCGCGGCGCTTCTTGTTGCCGGCACGCGTGCGGACGCCCTTCATGGCCACCCGGGCGACCGGGTCGGTCACCGACGTCCACCACTTGGCCCGGGCCAGCCGACGCGGCACCGCGTACAGCAGCCAGCCGATCGACGGACGGCTGCCGACCTCAAAGGTCAGCACCAGGCCATCGGAGGTGATCTGCCAGGTGCGGCCGTCACGGACCCGCAGCACCGGCGTCACCCGGATCTCGTCGAACGTGTACGTCTCGGCGATGAAGTCGGCGAGTTCCTGGGAGGGGGCGAGCAGGATGCGCTGACCGTCGGGGCGTTCCATCATCACGTCGGTCACCGAGCCGTACGGCGACAGCGGCCACATGCCGACGACGAGCCGGGTCCCCTCTTCGGTCCCGATCCCCGCGATGGCGCCGTCGAACAGCTGCATGCCCTCACCGTAGGCCAGAGGGCCGACAACGAAGGAGTGCCCAGCCGCCGGGCGCCGCGCTCACAGACGACTGACACCCGACAGGGCGAACAGCACCAGATCAGCGGCCGCCACGACCAGGACCAGCAGGAACAACGCCCGTCCGGCGGGCCGACGGGATCCGAGCACGGCGGCCGCCCCGGCCACCGCCGCCAGAGCGACGAGCAGCAGCCACCGCCACCAGGTGGTGGACGCGGCGCCGTCCCAGACGGGGCCGAACAGCACGACGATCGAGCCGGCGAACAGCAGCACGGGGCAGGCGATCGCGGTACCCCGGGCCCCGAGCCGGTGGGGCAGGCCGCGGACGCCGGTGGCCGCGTCGTCGGCCAGGTCGGGCAGGACGTTGGCCAGGTGGGCGCTGGCGCCCAGGACCGCCCCGGCGACCATCGCCCACCCGGGTGGCCAGCGCGGCGGATCCGCGGACAGGGTCGCGACGGCCGGGAGCGCACCGAACGCGACCAGGTAGGGGACGACCGATAAGGCCGTCGCCTTGGCCCCCGCGTTGTAGACCAGCCCGGACACCAGGATGGCCAGCGAGGCCACCGCCCCGGCCGGGCCGAGGAGCAGGGAGAACACCAGGCAGCCGACGGTGGCCGCCGCGGCGGCCAGACCGACCGTGCGGATGCCCAGCGCCCCCCGGGCCACCGGCTTGTCCGTACGGCCGGCGACCTGGTCGCGGCGGGCGTCGATGGCATCGTTCGACCAGCCGATGGCCAGCTGCCCGGTCAGCACCGCCAGCACCACGAGTACGGCGGTCAGTGCGGGCAGGCCGGCGAGCAACGCCAGACCGGCGGACAGCCCGGTGACGGCCGCGGTGGGGACGGGGTGGCAGCTGGCCACCAGGGCACGCAGCATTTCCCTCCCCACCTCCCGTCAAACGCATTCCGGCGCATCGGATTTCGGCTGGTCGTTACGCTCTTCAGATCCCGGACGTTCCGAACTCCTGCACCGTACTGTGGAGAAATGACGTCGCTGGCCGCGGTCCACGGAGTGCTGCCGCCGCACCGCTACCCACAGGACAAGATCACCGAGGCGTTCGCCGAGCTGGTCGGGGTCGGGCCGGACCGGGTGGAGCTGCTGCGCCGGATCCACGCCAACGCCCGGGTCGACAGCCGCTCCCTGGCCCTGCCGTTGGAGCAGTACCGCGAACTGACCGACTTCAGCGCCGCGAACGACGCCTGGATCACCGTCGCCGAGGACCTCGCCGTGCAGGCCATCGAGGGCGCCCTGGCCCAGGCTGGGCTGGCGGCCGACGAGATCGACGTGCTGTTCTCCACCACCGTCACCGGCCTGGCCGTGCCCTCCCTCGACGCGCGGATCGCCCGGCGGCTGGGCCTGCGGCCCGACATCAAGCGGGTACCGCTGTTCGGGCTCGGCTGCGTCGCCGGGGCGGCCGGCATCGCCCGGATGCACGACTATCTCAAGGGCTGGCCGGACCAGGTCGGCGTGCTGCTCTCGGTCGAGCTCTGCTCGCTGACCGTGCAGCGGGACGACACGTCGATGGCCAACCTGGTCGGCTCCGGGCTGTTCGGCGACGGCGCCGCCGCGGTCGTCGCCGTCGGGTACCAGCGAGCCGCCCGCGAAGGGACGGCCGGACCGCGGGTGGTCGCCACCCGCAGCGCGCTCTACCCGGACACCCAGGGCGTGATGGGGTGGGACATCGGCGCCACCGGGTTCCGGATCGTGCTGACCAGCGAGGTCCCGGACCTGGTGCACCGTCACCTCGGCGATGACGTGCGCGCCCTGCTGGCCGACCATGGCCTGACGACCGACGACGTGGCCGCGTGGGTGTCGCATCCCGGCGGCCCGAAGGTCATCGAAGCCATCGAGTCCGAGCTGGGCGTCGGCCCCGAGGCCCTGGAACTGACGTGGCGGTCGCTGGCCGAGATCGGCAACCTCTCGTCGTCCTCGGTGCTGCACGTGCTGCGCGACACCCTGCGGGACCGGCCCCCGTCACCGGGTTCGACCGGGGTGCTGATGGCGATGGGCCCGGGGTTCTGTGCCGAGCTCGTGCTGCTGGAATGGTGACGGCCCGGTGATCGCGTACACGCTGTTCGTGCTGGCCGTCGGGGTCGAGCGGCTGGCCGAGATGGTCGTCTCCAAGCGTCATCTCGCCTGGGCGCTGGCCCGTGGTGGGCGGGAGTACGGCCGCGGGCACTTCCCGCCGATGGTCGCCCTGCACACCGCGCTGCTGCTCGGCTGCGTGGCGGAGGTGTGGCTGCTGGACCGGCCGTTCCTGCCGTGGCTGGGCTGGCCGATGGTCGCAGTCGTGGTCGGCACCCAGGCGCTGCGCTGGTGGTGCATCCGCACCCTCGGCTCGCAGTGGAACACCCGGGTCGTCGTAGTGCCGGGGATGCCGCTGGTCAGCGGTGGGCCGTATCGCTGGTTCAAGCATCCGAACTACGTGGCCGTCGTGCTGGAGGGCATCGCCCTGCCGCTGGTGCACAGCGCGTGGATCACCGCGGTGGTGTTCACGCTGCTCAACGCCTGGTTGCTGCGGGTGCGTCTGGGGGTCGAGAACCGGGCGTTGCTGGATTCCGAGCTGCCCCCGGCCGACCGGTCGGCCGCACCGCGGTGACCGACATCCTGGTGGCCGGGGCCGGTCCGGCTGGCCTGGCCACCGCGCTGCTGGCCGCGCGGGCCGGGTTCGACGTGCGCGTGATCGACCCCCGGGTCGGAGCGGGCGGCGATTCAAGCCCGATCGACAAGGCCTGCGGCGAGGGCCTGATGCCCGGCGCGGTTGCTGCGTTGCGGTCGCTGGGGGTGCGACCGGCGGGGCGGGAGTTCGCCGGGATCGAGTACGCCGACGGCCGGCGACGGGCGGTGGCGGACTTCCCTGCCGGTCCCGGTCTCGGGGTGCGGCGCACGGCGTTGTCGTCGGCGCTGCTGACCGCGGTGGTCGACGCCGGAGTCCCCGTACAGGCCGGCTCGGTCCGGTCGGTCGATCAGGACGACAGCGGGGTCACCGTCGACGGACAGCGATGTCGCTACCTGATCGCCGCCGACGGGCTGCACTCGCCGATCAGCCGCCTACTCGCCCTCGACCGACCGGCCAAGGGGCGGCAGCGGTGGGGGCAGCGGCGGCATTTCGGGGTGGCGCCGTGGAGCGACCGGGTGCAGGTGCACTGGTCGCCGCACGGTGAGGCGTACGTGACGCCGGTGGCCGACGACCTGGTCGGGGTGGCCGTCCTCAGCTCCGAGAAGGTTCCATTCGCCGAGCAGTTGCGGTGGTTCCCCCAGATCGCCGAGCGGGTGGCCGGTTCCGACGGCGGACCAGTGCGGGGCGCGGGCCCACTGCGGCGCCGGACGACGAAGCGCGTCGCCGGGCGGGTACTGCTGGTCGGGGACGCCTCCGGATACGTCGACGCGCTCACGGGCGAAGGTGTCGCCGTGTCGCTGGCCTGCGCACAGGCGCTGGTCGACTGCCTGCACCGGGGACGCCCGCAGGAGTACGAGAAGCGTTGGCGCACGGCCTCCCTGCGGTACCGGGCGTTGACGTCCGGGGTGCTGTGGGCGTCGGGGCGGCCGGTGCTGCGGCGGCGGATCGTGCCGACCGCCGCAGCGTTGCCGTGGGTTTTCCGGGGTGTGGTCGGACAGTTGGCCCGCTAGAGCGACCGTCGCGTCGCGGTCACGACAGGACGGTCACGGTGGGTCCGGCGTCGACGAGGATGGCTTCGCCACTGGGGCGGCGGGGTTCCATGGTCAGCAGGTCGACCGCGGCGCGGGCTACGTCGTCGACGGGGGTCAGCCGGCCGCTGGGGGCGAAACCGGCGGCGAAGCCGTTCTTGTCGTCGGGCGCCCCGCCGGTCAAACGGTCGACCATGGGGGTGTCGATCACCCACGGGCAGAGTGTGTAGACGTCGATGCCGGCGTCGGCGAGCAGGGGCGCGGCGCTGCGGCCGGCGGCCACCACGCCCGCCTTCGCCGCCGCGTAGGGCACGGCGATCGGCACCGGCAGCACGGTGCCGACGAAGGACGCGGTGTTGACGATGACGCCGCCGCTGCGCAGGTGCGTGGAAGCGTGGTGCAGGCCGGACAGCACGCTGGTCAGGTTGGCGTCGACGACCTCGCGGAGGGCCTCGGCGGTCCAGGTGTCCATCGGGCCGATGGGTCCCTCAGTGCCCGCGTTCGAGAACCAGTAGTCGATCGGACCATCGGCTGCGGCGACCCGCGCGAGTTCGGCCACGTCCGCGTCGTTCGTGACGTCGGCGGCGACGAACCGGGCATGACCCCCGGCGTCGGTGATGGCCTGGACGACAGCGGCCCCGCGCTCGGCGTTGCGGCCGGAGACGACGACGTGGGCGCCGGCGGCGGCGAGGCGGTGCGCGATGGCCGCGCCGATGCCGCTGGTGGAGCCGGTGACGACGGCGGTCCGTCCGGTCAGATCGGTCATGGTGCGTTCTCTCCTGTCAAAGGATGGGTGGGTGGTCAGACGGACAAGCTGTGGCCGGCGAGCAGTTTCTCGATGTCCTCGGCGAGACCGGTTGCACCGGGGGCGGTGTCGATAACCGCACCGATGCGCCGGGCGTTCGCCGCGTAGCTGGGGTCGGCCAGGATCCGCTGCACGGCGTCACGGATGGCCGATGCCTTCGGCCGACCGGTGCGGAGGTTGATTCCGACGCCGGCGGCCTGCACCCGGGCCGAGGTCTCGACCTTGTCCTCGGAGTCGCCGGCGATGACGATCGGCACACCGTGTCGCATGGCGTGGTGGAGCCCGCCGTAGCCGCCATTGGTGACCAGCACGCTGGTGCGCTCCAGCAGCTCGTCGTACGGGAGATAACTGGCGGCGAAGGCGTTCGCCGGGAGGGCCGGCAGGGTGTCGACGTCACGTCCGCCGGTGGTGACGGCGACCTGCACCGGCAGGCTGGCCAGGGCGGTGACGGTGGGCAGGATGACCTCGGAGTAGTCGGTGTTGGCCACCGTGCCCTGGGTGACGTGGACGAGCGGGAGTGCCGGGTCGAGCTCGTCGAACCAGGGCGGGGCGGGCGTGGGCTGGCTGGCTGCGGTTGCCATCGGCCCGTAGAAGCGCAGGTCCGGCGGGGCGTCGCTGCGGTGGTACTCGAAGTCCTCGACGGTGAATTGGGCAAGCAGGTCGCTGCGGGAGAGGACGTCCATGAAGAACGCGCCGTCCAGCGGCGGCGCGCCGACGTCGGCGAGGAAGCGGTCGAGCGACTTGTGGACCGGTCGCAGCACGAGCCGGGAGGTGCGGCTCAACAGGCGGTTTCGCATCCGGTTGAGCGTGGGCTGCCGGAGCGGCGTGATGCCGAGGCCGTACGGGGCGGTGTCGCGGCTGGAGAACCCGGCCGGTCCGATGCCGCACAGGACGGTGAGCGGACGCTCGGCCCGCGGTCGCCCGAAGAGGGTTTGGACGCCCAGGAAGGTCATGTCGTGCAGGACAACGTCGGCCGGTTCGCCGCGTAGGAGCTGTTCCAGGCAGGCGGCGGCGGGCCCGGCCGGGTCGACGAAGGCCCGCTCGACGCCCCGGTTGATGGTGGCCAGACCTCGTTCCCGTTTCTCGTCGCCGGCGCCGATCGAGTCGAGGGTGTCGGCCTCGGCCGGGAGGGGGACGAAGGGGATGCCGGCTCGGGTGACCATCGGTTCGTAGCGGGCACCGGTGAGCATCCGGACGCGCCACCCGCGGCGGTGCAGCTCCTGGGCGACGACGAGCAGCGGGCCGACGTGGCCGACGGCGGGCATGCTGCAGAGCAGGGCGGATCGGGTCATGGGGTGGCTCCCAGGTGGTCGGCGAGGCGACCGAGCTGCCCGGTCAGCCAGGTGCGGTAGGCGGCGATGTCCCAACCGCGGGTGACGGTGAGGTGGGTCCAGGGGTCGGGACCGGTGAGGAGGCCGAGCACGTCGGCGGCGCCGTCGAGCTGGTCATCGCGGATGCGACCGCGCTGGAGGAACCAGCCGGCGGCAATGGTCATGTCGCGGTGGCGGCGCTTCTCGAGGTCGAGATAGGCGGCCCGGACCAGGGTGTCGCTGTCGGCCGCCGCGTACATCGCGCGCACGATCGCCGCCGACCGCTGATTGGCGGCGATGAGAAAGTCGACGTACCGGGCGATGGCCAGGTCGGTGTCGGGTTCGCTCATGATCGCGACCAGTTCCGGTCGTTCGGTGAGCGAGTGCCGGCCCTCGTCGCCGGCGAACGAGCGCTCGACCGCGGCGATCAGCAGCGCGTGCTTCGGTCCGTTCAGATGGACCGTCGGCACCGAGACGCCCGCCGCGGCGGCGATGGCTTTGGTCGAGGTGGCCACGTAGCCGTCACGGATGAACAGCCGCGCGGCCGACTCGACGATGGTGATGCGAGTCGCGGCCGCCTCGGCCTGCCGTTGCGGGGAGTGGTAGCTACGAGGCATTCCGGGCGGCCTCGTTCCCGGACGACGAACCCCGGCGGGGTGCGGCTCGCTGGGGGCGCATCGGACCCGCGGTGGACAAGGCAGTCGCGCACCGCATGGGACCTCCCCCGGCCGGATCGAGTCGACCTCCGGGATCGGGGCCGCCCCGTCAGATTCCGTTATAGCGGCGCTCTAGTCAATACAGATCGGCCGTTGGCGCCCAGATGAGGGATCGGCCACCGTCGCGGTGCTCGCGGGGGATAACCACTGGAGTAGAGATTCAGGCCCCCGGCACGCCCCAGAAGTCGCGCAGGTCCCTTCCGACCCCGTAGTCACCCGGTACCGACGCCTGCAGCCGGTGGTCCGGCCGCCGGCCACCGTCGGGCGGGACGACCCGGCCGATTCCCGGTCCACGACGTGACCGGGCCAGCTGGCGGGGGCTGCCCTCCCGGACGTACACGGCGGCCAGCGCGCACGCCTCGCCGATCATCATGCTGCGACCCGTCGCCGTGGACGGGCCGTCGCTCAGCAGCCAGTCGGCGACCGCACAGACACGGACCAACTCGTCGTCGGTACACGTGAGGATCCATTCCGCAGTGGCCGCCTCGCCGTACCGGTCGAGAGCCTCGGCGACCATGTCCACGCCCGTCGTCAGCACGATCGTCACGGTAACGGCGCCGCTGTCCGGTCGGCGGCCGCCGCCCGCATCGCATCGGCGACCGCCGCGATCGCCGGCGTCCGTGCGGCCCGGGTCGAGAGGAAGACCTCACGTCCCACCGGCCCTCGCTCCACCGGCCGGGTCACCACCCCGGGCGCCGGGTGGTGGGCGAGCACGAGATCCGGGAGCAGCGCGACGGCTCCCGCGGTGCGGACCAACTCGATCTGGGTGAGGAAGTCGTCCGAGCTGTACCGCAGGTCAGGCTCAAAGCCGCCGGCCTCGCGGCAGGCGCGCACCACCATCTCGCGGTGACCGGTTCCGGGTTGCGACGCCACCCATGTCGCCGCGGCGAGTTCCGCCAGGGGCACCCGTGCGCGGTCCGCCGCCTCATGGCCCAGCGGCAGTACCAGCCGATTCTGTTCGCGCAGCAACGGTTCCCGGACGAGGTCGTCGTGCACGGCGAGCGGATGGCCTTCGTACTCGTCCCCGACCACCGCATCCAACTGCTGCAGGCGCAGCGCGGGCGCCGCCAGTTCCACGTCGATCTCGGTGGCCTCCACCCGGATGGCCGGATGCTCCCCCAGCACCGAACGGATCGCCGGCACGACGATGCTCAGGAACGCCGACTGGAAGGCGGCCACCCGCACGACCCCGGCCGGCCGGCCGGCGGCGACCGAGGCCAGTTCGGCCTCCGCCGCCTCCACCCCGGCGAGCAGGGACGCGGCGTGCCGCACCAACACCGCACCCGCGTCGGTCAGGCGCACGTTGCGGCCCACCCGTTCCAGCAGCGGAGCACCGGCCTCGCGCTCCAGGACGGCGAGCTGCTGGGAGATGGCGCTCGGCGTGTAGCCGAGCGACCGGGCCGCCGCGTGGACGGTGCCGCGGCCAGCCACTTCGCGGAGCAGTCGCAGGCGGTGCAGGTCCAGCATCTGTTCACCATAGCTACACGATCACGTACACCAACTGGAGATGGACGTGAACGTTGTGGCGCGCCGATGATCACCGCGTGGGAACCGCTCTCTGCCTGTTGTCCGCCGTCGGCTTCGGCGTCATGGCCGTCTTCGGCAAGCTCTCGTACGACGCCGGGGCGTCCGTCGACATGGTGCTGCTGGCCCGATTCGGGATTGCCGGGGCGGTGCTGCTGGCCGTGGCGGCGGCACGACATGCCTTTCGGGGCCTGACCGTCCGGCCGGTGGTCACCGGGTTGGCCATGGGCGCGATCGGCTACGCCCTGCAGGCCGGCTTCTATTTCGCGGCCCTGACGCGTGTCGACGCCTCGCTGGTCGCGCTGATCCTCTACGTCTATCCGGTGCTCGTCATGGCCGGCGCGATCGCACTGCGCCGTGAACGGGCCTCGGTGCGCCGGTGCGTCGCCCTGGTGGTCGCCCTGACCGGCATCGTCCTGGTGCTCGCCGGCGCGAGTGCAGGCCAGATCGACGCCCTCGGAGCCCTTCTCGCCCTGGGATCGGCGCTGACGTACACCGTCTACATCCTGGTCGGTGACCGCCTCACCGCCGACGTCCCGGCGCTGCCGTTGTCCGCGCTGGTCTGCTGCGGAGCGTTCGGCACGTTCCTGATCATCGGAACCACCGGCCACACCGTCGATCTCGCCATCGCGCCGGTCGGCTGGCTGTGGTTGACGGCGATCGCACTGATCAGCACCGTGGCCGCCGTGCTGTGCTTCTTCGCCGGCCTGGCCCGCGTCGGTCCGTCCAAAGCGGCCATCCTCTCCATCCTCGAACCGGTCGTCACCGTGGGATCGGCGGCCCTCGTCTTCGGCGAGTCGATGGGCCCCGCCCAGTGGTGCGGCGGGCTGCTGGTCCTGGGTGCTGTCGTCATCGTGCAGTGGAAGCGGCGGTCGCGTCCGGTGGCGACCGACCCGGTCACCACGGCGAACGGTCCGGCTGCGATCCCCGCCCGGTGCGCCGCCGCCGAGGGGTGAGGCCGGTTCACCCGGGTACTTCTCTCCCCGTTCGCGACGGACATCCCCTCGTGGACGGCTTGGAAAGGAGGCCCCCCGTGGCCGATATCGCGATCTTCGACGTCGACGGCACCCTGGTCGACAGCAACTACCAGCACGCGCTCGCCTGGTACCGGGCGTTCCGGCGCTACGACATCACCCTGCCGCTGTGGCGCATCCACCGGGCGCTCGGCATGGGCGGTGACCAGCTGGTCGGCGCGGTCGCCGGCGACCGGGTCGAGGAGGAGCACGGCGACGACCTGCGGGACGCCTGGCTGGAGGAGTTCGATCCGCTGCTGCCCGAGGTGGCCCCGATCGAGGGCGCCCGCGACCTGCTCGTCGAGGTCAAGCGACGCGGATTCCGCCTGGTGCTAGCCAGTTCCGGCGAGGAACGCATCGTGAAGGCGTTCCTCGAGCTGTTCGACGGGGAGGCACTCGCCGACGCGTGGACGACGTCCGCCGACGCCGAACACAGCAAGCCCGCAACGGATCTCGTCGAGACCGCGGTGCAGAAGGTCGGCGGCGGCTCGGGCGTCATAGTCGGCGACGCCACCTGGGACTGCATCGCCGCCGGCAAGCTCGGCTTCCCCACGATCACCGTGCAGACCGGCGGGTTCTCCCCGGACGAGCTCCGGGAGAGCGGGGCCATCAAGGTCTACGACTCCCTGGTCGAGCTCCGGGAGAACCTGGACGACACCCCGCTACGGGCGGCCGACTGAATCACCGGCGGCGCAGCGAACCGAGCGAGGACACCGACACCGCCAGCACCGACACCGCGATCAGCGCACCGATCGGGGCGATCACCACCCACGGGGCCCGCTCGACGTAGGCCATGCCCTCGGACAGCACGAGGCCCCAGTTCGGCGACGGCGGCTGCGATCCCAACCCGAGGAAGCCGAGAGCGGCCAGGGCCAGGGCAATCCC
This sequence is a window from Nakamurella flava. Protein-coding genes within it:
- a CDS encoding fructosamine kinase family protein codes for the protein MNPVDPLPWDELEVLSGGLIARTVRARLADGRRVIVKHTPYPADTEAEGLAAQAAAGVPTPAVLHVADWQLVLEEVDGPPAWGELGRAVARMHRTTNDRFGWHRNNFHGLFEQDNTWADDWPTFYVERRVLHHLRHADISEDLRRRVEVAADGPLQELLAATPGGGRPCLTHGDLWPGNVVAGRWLVDPSVSYADRELDLAYLRRASDPLEEFWAAYQDEYPIDPGFEDRQFALQLHKRLNNVRHFGERALPALEECLQACGW
- a CDS encoding glutathione S-transferase family protein; the protein is MSEQRRTGASQSLGEGEKSGSFERDTRYITDRITVDGRDGWPVEAGRYRLVVSRACPWASRTVIVRRLLGLESAISMGICGPTHDERSWTFDLDPGGVDPVLGYERLQQAFFARFPDYPRGITVPAMVDIPTGGVVTNDYKQMDIDLETQWTAHLRDGAPDLYPEKYRDEIEEVDKIVYPEINNGVYRCGFATAQDAYEKAFDRLFTAMDTISERLSKQRYLVGDTITEADIRLFTTLVRFDPVYHNHFKCNLRKLSEMPVLWAYARDLFQTPGFGDTVDFVHIKQHYYEVHTSINPTQIVPAGPDLTNWWDAHHREELGGRPFGDGTPPPPVQPDEQVPDGHGAPRS
- a CDS encoding UbiA family prenyltransferase; amino-acid sequence: MLRALVASCHPVPTAAVTGLSAGLALLAGLPALTAVLVVLAVLTGQLAIGWSNDAIDARRDQVAGRTDKPVARGALGIRTVGLAAAAATVGCLVFSLLLGPAGAVASLAILVSGLVYNAGAKATALSVVPYLVAFGALPAVATLSADPPRWPPGWAMVAGAVLGASAHLANVLPDLADDAATGVRGLPHRLGARGTAIACPVLLFAGSIVVLFGPVWDGAASTTWWRWLLLVALAAVAGAAAVLGSRRPAGRALFLLVLVVAAADLVLFALSGVSRL
- a CDS encoding type III polyketide synthase; its protein translation is MTSLAAVHGVLPPHRYPQDKITEAFAELVGVGPDRVELLRRIHANARVDSRSLALPLEQYRELTDFSAANDAWITVAEDLAVQAIEGALAQAGLAADEIDVLFSTTVTGLAVPSLDARIARRLGLRPDIKRVPLFGLGCVAGAAGIARMHDYLKGWPDQVGVLLSVELCSLTVQRDDTSMANLVGSGLFGDGAAAVVAVGYQRAAREGTAGPRVVATRSALYPDTQGVMGWDIGATGFRIVLTSEVPDLVHRHLGDDVRALLADHGLTTDDVAAWVSHPGGPKVIEAIESELGVGPEALELTWRSLAEIGNLSSSSVLHVLRDTLRDRPPSPGSTGVLMAMGPGFCAELVLLEW
- a CDS encoding isoprenylcysteine carboxyl methyltransferase family protein, which encodes MIAYTLFVLAVGVERLAEMVVSKRHLAWALARGGREYGRGHFPPMVALHTALLLGCVAEVWLLDRPFLPWLGWPMVAVVVGTQALRWWCIRTLGSQWNTRVVVVPGMPLVSGGPYRWFKHPNYVAVVLEGIALPLVHSAWITAVVFTLLNAWLLRVRLGVENRALLDSELPPADRSAAPR
- a CDS encoding NAD(P)/FAD-dependent oxidoreductase, which codes for MTDILVAGAGPAGLATALLAARAGFDVRVIDPRVGAGGDSSPIDKACGEGLMPGAVAALRSLGVRPAGREFAGIEYADGRRRAVADFPAGPGLGVRRTALSSALLTAVVDAGVPVQAGSVRSVDQDDSGVTVDGQRCRYLIAADGLHSPISRLLALDRPAKGRQRWGQRRHFGVAPWSDRVQVHWSPHGEAYVTPVADDLVGVAVLSSEKVPFAEQLRWFPQIAERVAGSDGGPVRGAGPLRRRTTKRVAGRVLLVGDASGYVDALTGEGVAVSLACAQALVDCLHRGRPQEYEKRWRTASLRYRALTSGVLWASGRPVLRRRIVPTAAALPWVFRGVVGQLAR
- a CDS encoding SDR family NAD(P)-dependent oxidoreductase → MTDLTGRTAVVTGSTSGIGAAIAHRLAAAGAHVVVSGRNAERGAAVVQAITDAGGHARFVAADVTNDADVAELARVAAADGPIDYWFSNAGTEGPIGPMDTWTAEALREVVDANLTSVLSGLHHASTHLRSGGVIVNTASFVGTVLPVPIAVPYAAAKAGVVAAGRSAAPLLADAGIDVYTLCPWVIDTPMVDRLTGGAPDDKNGFAAGFAPSGRLTPVDDVARAAVDLLTMEPRRPSGEAILVDAGPTVTVLS
- a CDS encoding glycosyltransferase — translated: MTRSALLCSMPAVGHVGPLLVVAQELHRRGWRVRMLTGARYEPMVTRAGIPFVPLPAEADTLDSIGAGDEKRERGLATINRGVERAFVDPAGPAAACLEQLLRGEPADVVLHDMTFLGVQTLFGRPRAERPLTVLCGIGPAGFSSRDTAPYGLGITPLRQPTLNRMRNRLLSRTSRLVLRPVHKSLDRFLADVGAPPLDGAFFMDVLSRSDLLAQFTVEDFEYHRSDAPPDLRFYGPMATAASQPTPAPPWFDELDPALPLVHVTQGTVANTDYSEVILPTVTALASLPVQVAVTTGGRDVDTLPALPANAFAASYLPYDELLERTSVLVTNGGYGGLHHAMRHGVPIVIAGDSEDKVETSARVQAAGVGINLRTGRPKASAIRDAVQRILADPSYAANARRIGAVIDTAPGATGLAEDIEKLLAGHSLSV